The Phycisphaeraceae bacterium genome window below encodes:
- a CDS encoding alpha-1,2-fucosyltransferase, translating into MIIVKLLGGLGNQMFEYAMGRRLAHRHQTQLKLDLTNYGSDGDQRARGLEAFRRKASLHLFNIEAQEATTEEIARLKDPYSTRTARDRIVRRLRRIWPSLGWPDSHILERQYRFDPAILDLPNDCYLSGYWQSEKYFIDAAEIIRRDLTPCDNSVLPYARKYVDNLKSDGSAIVSLHVRRGDLAHAAEQLRNSKVVHASPLGLDYIHAAIRQFEHACKFLVFSDSAADIAWCKSNIKADRLHFSEGHSDIQDMMIMSACDHHIIANSTFSWWAAWLNPRPDKRVISPRVWANPGESMVTDDLIPPSWEMI; encoded by the coding sequence ATGATTATTGTCAAACTCTTAGGCGGGCTGGGTAACCAGATGTTTGAGTACGCGATGGGACGGCGTCTCGCACATCGCCATCAGACTCAACTCAAACTCGACCTGACCAACTACGGTTCCGACGGGGATCAACGAGCCAGAGGACTTGAAGCGTTCCGACGCAAAGCGTCATTACACCTGTTCAACATCGAAGCCCAGGAAGCGACGACCGAGGAAATCGCACGCCTCAAGGACCCCTACTCAACCCGTACAGCGCGAGATCGGATCGTCCGACGTCTGCGGCGGATTTGGCCGTCTCTTGGCTGGCCCGATTCACACATCCTTGAGCGGCAGTATCGCTTTGACCCCGCCATCCTCGATCTGCCGAATGACTGCTACCTCAGCGGCTACTGGCAGTCGGAAAAATACTTCATTGATGCAGCTGAGATCATCCGTCGCGACCTGACGCCATGTGATAATTCGGTGCTTCCTTATGCACGGAAATACGTGGACAACCTCAAATCCGACGGCTCTGCGATTGTCTCATTGCATGTGCGTCGCGGTGACTTGGCGCATGCGGCAGAGCAGCTCAGAAACTCCAAAGTCGTACACGCATCACCCCTTGGGCTTGACTACATCCATGCGGCCATCCGCCAATTTGAGCATGCTTGCAAATTCCTCGTTTTTTCCGACTCGGCAGCGGATATCGCATGGTGCAAGAGCAACATCAAGGCTGATCGGCTCCATTTCTCCGAAGGTCACTCCGATATTCAGGATATGATGATTATGAGTGCATGTGACCACCATATCATCGCCAACAGTACGTTCAGTTGGTGGGCGGCGTGGCTCAACCCAAGACCCGATAAGCGCGTCATTTCGCCCAGGGTCTGGGCCAATCCCGGCGAATCCATGGTGACAGATGACTTGATCCCACCGAGTTGGGAGATGATCTGA
- a CDS encoding FkbM family methyltransferase, with product MNPLRFLKKCLTDPPAAMQSAKLVARGIRYQVHVKLNPNKPLRYRLSTGTTLLLEPGHSFTHCFWSAVEKYEPEVRELLLKYLRPGMTFIDRGANIGYFSMLAAGIIGQEGRLISLEANPETFKLLQQNLAVNDLKAGIHAAIGEEVGEVTLFMPDDGDVYSSVRTGGLVAEKGARAFKVQGRRLDDIVNEAGLSRVDWIKIDVEGAELGVLRSSRETLKRFRPHVVLEYGTVTWGAFGAKPDDLLKLAKELNYDVKFFDPNRKTFTELSGDFWQQHYTNVVLVPRT from the coding sequence TTGAATCCGCTCCGTTTCCTTAAAAAATGTCTTACTGATCCACCGGCTGCCATGCAGAGTGCTAAGCTGGTCGCAAGGGGCATTCGTTATCAAGTCCACGTCAAGCTCAATCCGAACAAACCGCTTCGCTATCGACTCTCTACGGGTACAACCCTTCTGTTAGAGCCTGGCCATTCGTTTACTCATTGCTTTTGGTCGGCTGTTGAGAAGTATGAACCAGAGGTTCGAGAGCTGTTGCTGAAATATCTTCGTCCAGGGATGACCTTCATCGACCGTGGAGCAAACATCGGTTACTTCTCGATGCTGGCGGCCGGAATCATTGGTCAAGAAGGCCGGCTAATCTCACTCGAGGCCAATCCTGAAACCTTCAAACTCCTTCAGCAAAATCTAGCGGTCAACGATCTCAAGGCTGGTATTCATGCCGCAATCGGCGAAGAGGTTGGCGAAGTTACTTTATTCATGCCTGATGACGGCGATGTGTACTCAAGTGTTCGGACGGGAGGACTGGTCGCTGAAAAGGGGGCGCGAGCGTTTAAAGTTCAGGGGCGGCGGCTCGACGATATCGTGAACGAGGCTGGCCTTTCACGTGTGGACTGGATCAAGATCGATGTCGAAGGCGCAGAATTAGGCGTGTTACGGTCAAGTCGTGAAACACTCAAACGGTTTCGTCCGCACGTGGTTCTTGAATACGGGACCGTCACGTGGGGCGCATTCGGAGCTAAACCGGACGATCTGCTCAAACTGGCTAAAGAGCTGAACTACGACGTGAAATTCTTCGATCCGAACCGGAAGACATTCACTGAACTCTCCGGAGATTTCTGGCAACAACACTACACCAACGTGGTACTTGTACCCCGGACGTAG
- a CDS encoding DUF268 domain-containing protein produces the protein MSNPLRPFARGMWRIYQPLRNSGRRFYRLPRLYSRFFRDWRQFKRMGGEARFELLAPCLFDQDPSTNSGGGHYFFQDVWALRTLGELQPPVHHDVGSRLDGFVGQVTAICPVVYWDIRPPSFSIPRFEYRKGSILELPLESQSIHSLSCLHVAEHIGLGRYGDPIDPEGTTKSLRELARVLAPGGTLLFAMPVGKEALWFNAQRIWDPRRPIDTVPDLKLVSFHCVTDEDKFIENTTPDSVANAWYACGMYRFTR, from the coding sequence ATGAGCAACCCGCTGCGTCCATTTGCCCGTGGCATGTGGCGCATCTACCAGCCGCTGCGCAACTCCGGCAGACGGTTCTACCGCTTGCCGCGCTTGTACTCCCGATTTTTTCGAGATTGGCGGCAGTTCAAGCGTATGGGGGGCGAAGCACGCTTCGAGTTACTGGCCCCTTGTCTTTTTGACCAGGACCCCTCGACCAACTCCGGCGGCGGGCACTATTTCTTCCAGGATGTCTGGGCTTTACGAACACTCGGCGAGCTTCAGCCGCCCGTTCATCACGACGTCGGGTCACGACTTGATGGGTTCGTCGGACAGGTCACCGCCATCTGTCCCGTGGTTTATTGGGATATCCGCCCCCCATCGTTTTCCATCCCTCGCTTTGAATACCGCAAAGGATCCATCCTGGAGTTACCGCTGGAAAGCCAGAGCATCCATTCCCTCTCGTGTCTGCACGTCGCAGAGCATATTGGACTGGGACGTTATGGCGATCCGATCGACCCCGAAGGTACAACCAAATCACTGCGGGAATTGGCCAGAGTGCTCGCACCGGGGGGCACGTTACTCTTTGCCATGCCGGTGGGTAAGGAAGCGTTATGGTTCAATGCACAACGCATCTGGGATCCACGACGCCCGATCGACACCGTTCCTGATCTGAAGCTCGTGAGCTTCCACTGCGTGACGGATGAAGACAAGTTCATCGAAAACACGACGCCTGACAGCGTTGCCAATGCGTGGTATGCGTGCGGGATGTATCGCTTCACTCGCTAG
- a CDS encoding glycosyltransferase produces the protein MVETASLPRLLYLSDVPAESTMAGSALIYRLLETYPADKLFIIQSDLTSATPSKQISGVRYEKLHLAGLRLQNSRLATQYALLNFRIARWRYWRIRTLIRRFQPEAVMTVAHGSTWLTADSVARRMHIPLHLIIHDDVPLSTHIRKAHWPKVEREFGRVYQNAASRLCVSPSMAETYTRRYGLAAEVLYPSRAADTPAWESSPPREEGASLLYCYAGSINTSDYIPRLVALAAEAERDGDQLVIYSTIRPEEAQRIGLAQPNISIRGFIPFQDLLRRMRESADVLFVPMSFAPADRPNMEISFPSKIADYTVTGLPLLIWGPPWCSAIRWAKENPGVAEAVDSPDPAALREVICRLKSADHRRRLGDNAIRVGAEMFGHANVADRFFNALRRAGQSSSLQ, from the coding sequence ATGGTCGAAACCGCATCGCTGCCGCGACTGCTTTATCTATCCGACGTGCCGGCCGAGTCCACGATGGCCGGTTCCGCACTGATTTATCGTCTGCTCGAAACTTATCCCGCTGACAAGCTTTTCATCATTCAAAGCGACTTGACCTCCGCCACACCGTCGAAGCAGATTTCCGGTGTTCGCTATGAAAAACTCCATCTGGCCGGACTTCGTTTACAGAACTCCCGACTGGCAACACAGTACGCACTGCTGAATTTCCGCATCGCACGATGGCGCTACTGGCGCATTCGAACGCTGATTCGAAGGTTTCAACCCGAAGCAGTCATGACCGTGGCCCATGGATCAACCTGGCTGACTGCCGACTCTGTTGCTCGCCGAATGCATATTCCGCTGCACCTGATCATCCACGATGATGTTCCGCTAAGCACTCATATTCGAAAAGCACACTGGCCCAAAGTAGAGCGAGAGTTTGGTCGCGTTTACCAGAATGCCGCCTCCAGACTCTGCGTTTCACCTTCGATGGCGGAGACCTATACCCGCCGATATGGTCTTGCGGCGGAAGTGCTTTACCCATCCCGTGCCGCGGATACCCCGGCATGGGAATCTTCTCCTCCACGCGAAGAGGGAGCATCTCTCCTGTATTGTTACGCTGGCTCCATCAATACGTCAGACTACATCCCGCGACTTGTCGCTCTGGCTGCCGAGGCTGAAAGAGACGGCGACCAGTTGGTCATCTATTCGACTATCCGACCGGAAGAAGCCCAGCGTATCGGCCTGGCGCAGCCAAACATCTCCATCCGTGGATTTATCCCGTTCCAGGATCTCCTTCGCCGGATGCGTGAATCAGCCGATGTTTTGTTTGTACCCATGAGCTTTGCACCGGCAGACCGGCCGAATATGGAAATCAGTTTTCCCAGCAAGATTGCCGATTACACCGTAACGGGACTACCCCTGCTGATCTGGGGCCCCCCCTGGTGCTCAGCGATCCGCTGGGCAAAGGAAAATCCCGGCGTTGCAGAAGCGGTCGATTCGCCAGACCCGGCCGCACTGCGCGAAGTGATCTGCCGCTTAAAGTCGGCCGACCATCGACGACGTCTGGGTGATAACGCGATACGGGTGGGTGCGGAAATGTTCGGTCATGCAAACGTAGCGGATCGCTTCTTCAACGCCCTCCGGCGAGCGGGGCAATCGAGTTCATTGCAATAA